The Vidua macroura isolate BioBank_ID:100142 chromosome 29, ASM2450914v1, whole genome shotgun sequence genome segment CACCCCCAGGAGTGGCTGTCACCCCCTTGGGGACACGGCTGTCACCCGCTGGGACACGGCTGTCACCCCCAGGAGTGGCTGTCACCCCCAGGAATGGCTGTCacccccctggggacacggctgtCACCCCCAGACACGGCTGTCACCCCCAGGAGTGGCTGTCACCCCCTTGGGGACACGGCTGACACCCCCAGGAATGGCTGTCACCCCCAGGAGTGGCTGTCACCCCTTGGGGACACGGCTGTCACCCGCTGGGACACGGCTGTCACCCCCAGGAATGGCTGTCACCCCTTGGGGACACGGCTGTCACCCCCCATATGGCTGTCACCCCCCCGTGACACCCACACCCCTTTTTGGGGACAGCACTGACACCGCCGGGCCGGCCCCCCAGGGGACACAGCTGCCACCGCCGCTGTCCCCTCCCGCTCCCCGCCGTCCCCGCTCCCCGCGGGCGCACCTTTGCAGAGCCGGTGCAGCTCGTCGAAGCTGCCGGGGTTGCCGCGGGGCTCGGCCcgccgcggggcccggccctCGGCGTTGCCCATGGCCCCTACGGGcccccgccggccgccgccaTCGCGGGCGGCGCCGCCCGGAGCGCCTTCACGGGGggcgccgccgccatcttggctACGGGCAACGCGCGCCGCCCATTGGCTGAGCGGCGAGGGCGGGGCCGAGCCGGAATGTGACCCCTCCGGACCCCCGGACCCGAGCGGAGACGTTCCTTGGCGGGCGCGTTCCGGGCCACCCTCCTGCCCCGCGCGTGTCCCCAAATCCGCGcgtgtccccaaatcccttcgtgtccccaaacccccgcGTGTCCTGTGGCCTCCATGTCCCCCCGTGTGCCCACCCCGCATCCCTGGACTCACCCCGCCCCATGTTCGCCGCTGTGccgcctcccccagccccctcccccatgtcccctgctGTCACCCCCCGCGTGTCCCATGTCGCGTCCCCCACCCCCCATGGCTGCACCGCCCTGGCTCTGTCCCAACCCCCCCTTCGTGTCGCCCTCCCGCACCTctggaccccccccccccgttgtcccctgtcccctctgtccccacctCCTCAGcccactgtcccctccccgcgCCACCTCTGTCGccaccgtgtccccatccccgcaGTGACCGGGGGGGCTGCGACCTTTTGTCGCCAGCGCCACCCGCGCCCTTTGCCCGCCTGTCCCCagcgctgtccccgctgtcccctccccgccggGGGCCGAGGGTCGGGGACACCGCGGGCGACAACCTTCGgccatggggacaccggggggacaccggggggacaccggggggacacggggcccCCCCGCGCTGCCCCTCGGCCCCGCCGTGTTTGCCCGGGGGGGGCGGGATTGGGATAAAAACGGGGCCGGGGCAGGCGGGACCCCAAAGCTGCAGCGGCACCTGGCCAGgtgagagggacaggaggggacagggacagggacagggacagggacagggacagggacagggacagggacaggggcgGGGATTGGGGTGTGGGATCGGGGTGgggggctgggattgggatttaggatcgggattgggatttggggctgggatttAGGGccgggattgggatttggggctgggatttgggactgggatggggatttggggttgggatttgggatcaggattgggatttggggctgggattgggaattggggccgggattgggatttggggctgggatttggggccgggattgggatttggggccgGGAtttgggactgggatggggatttggggttgggatttgggactgggattgggatttggggctgggatttggggccgGGAtttgggctgtggggctgggggcggtTTTGGGGCGGGCTAAGGGGGGAGCAGAGcgtggggctgggtgggggcaGCGGgccggggctgtggggctgtgggggggGGCTGGAAGCCCCTGTGGGGCTGCGGCCGTGGGGACACGAGCGCCACGCGTCCCCAAATCCCGCGCGGTGTCCCCGCAGCCATGAGGCTCCCGCTGGCCacgctgctgctcctgctcgcCGCCGGCCGCCTCGGGGCTGCGCTGCTCCGGCGGGAGGCGGCGAGCGAGGGCTCGGAGGGCTCGCAGGGCTCGGAGCCGGTGGCCAGCGCGGATTTCCTGAGTCGCCATCTGCAGAGCCTCTCCGAGCTGGTGGCCCGCGAGTTGCCACCGCAGCTGCGGCCCGAGGAGCTGCGCAGCCAGGCCGAGTacggggggcgggggggcgaGACCCTTCCCCACTCGGGAGCCCTCCCCGGGACCCCTCCCTTgcccgggacccctcccctccctacctgggacccctccccactCGGGAGTCCtccccgggacccctccccaccccaggacccctcccctccctccccgaAACCCTCCCGAGACCCCTCCTCTCCTCGGGACCCCtccccgggacccctcccctcCTCGGGATCCCTTCTCAGGAGCCCTCCCCACCCCAGGACCCCTCCCCGGGACCCCTCCTCACCCCAGGACCCCTCCTCAGGATCCCTCCCCTGCTCGGgacccctcccttcccctccctcccgaGACCCCTCCCCACACCCCTCTCCACCGCGGGACCCCtcccgggacccctcccctcccttcccctgaCCCCTCCCTTCACCGGGACCCTTCCTcagacccctccccaccccaggaCCCCTCTCGGgacccctcccctccctccccagacccctcccctgctcgggacccctccccagcccccccagccccccccgtGACCGCCGTGTCCCGCAGGCTGTACCTGGAGCGGGCTAACAAGCAGCTGGAGCCGCTGGCCCGCGAGCTGCAGAACAACGTGCTGGGGCTCTTCTCGTCCCTGCTGCGCCTGGGCCGCGCcgaggggcagggggagagccCCGAGACCCCCTGAGACCCCCGGGGACAGCCCCGAGACCTCCTGAGACCCCCGGGGACAGCCCCGAGACCCCCTGAGACCCCCGGGGACAGCCCCGAGACCCCCGGGGGACAGCCCCGAGACACCCTGAGACCCCCGGGGGACAGCCCCGAGACCCCCTGAGACCCCCGGGGACAGCCCCGAGACCCccggggacagccccgggacccccgggaccccctgAGACCCCTGGGGGTATCCCCTGAGACCCCCCTCAAATACAGCCCTGAGACCCCCAAgatccccagcccagcccccagTACAGCCCTGAGACCCCCACACAGACCCTAACTCaaccctgagaccccccccagGATGGGCCCAGACACAgccctgagaccccccccctTAATCCCaacccagccctgagcccccacCCCAATCCAGCCCTGAGCCCATCGTGGGACCCCAAACGCAGCCCTGAGACCCCCCTGAGACCCCCACCCCGGCCCCCAACCCAGCCCCGAGCCCACCCTGGtaccctgagacccccccccgAGTCTCCCCCCCACCACaaccctgagaccccccccaatccagcccagagccccccaCAGAGCCCCGAGCCCGTCCCAGAACCCCAAATAAagccctgagccccccccccaccccgtgtCCTTGGAAttggggctggggggtccctggggctgggggtggggggggtccTTGGTGTTTATTGGGGGGGGTCTCTGGGGCTATGGGGGTGTCagtgggggtcccaggggtgtgGATGTCGTTTGGGCTGGGGGGTCcgtgggtgggggggggggtccctgaggTTTTGAGGGGGGTCCCTGTTGCTGTGAGGGGGGGGGTCCGAGGGGGGGGCATCCTTAGGGCTGAGGGGGGTCCCTGTTGCTGTGgcgggggggtccccggggctGTCGGAGGGTCCCCGTTGCTTTTGGGGGGGGGTCGCTGGGGAGGGGGCGGTCCCTGGGGTGGGGGGCGGTCCCTGTCGCTGTTGGGGGCGGTCCCtggggtgtgtggggggggtCCCTGTCGCTGTTAGGGGGGGGGGTCCTTGGGGAGGGGGCGGTCCCTGGGGTGTGGGGGGCGGTCCCTGTCGCTGTTGGGGGCGGTCCTTGCGGAGGGGGcggtccctggggctgggggtgccgcCCCCCAGCCGAGCCACGCCCACCTCTCTCGCCTCGCTGCCATCACTAAAGATGGCGGCGCCGCGGCGGCCTCGCGCGCCGGGCGTGCCCTCacccaagatggcggcggcgaCGTCACCGCGCTCCCGCCACGCCCGTAGAGAAGatggcggcgcggcggcggcgggcggcggcgccaCGTCACTTCCGGCGGGGCGGCATGGCGGGGCCCGGCCATGGCGGacgcggcggcgcggcgggcggtgGCGGAGCTGCCGCTGCTGCGGGcaccggcggggccgcgggacCGCGAGGGCTGGGCCGAGCGGCTGCGGGAGGAGTACCGGGCGCTCATCCAGGTGCGTCCGTGGCGCCGCGCCGTTCCaccctcccccttcccacacGGTTCCCGCCTGGCCGCGCTCCCGTTCGTCCTCGGTGCTCTCCCGGTGTCCGCATCGCTGCCGGTTTTCCCCCTCGCGGTGTCTCCGCGCTGCTGCCCTCTCtctccccatgtcccccccccGGTGTTCCTTTCCCGGTACCGGTGACCCCCCCCCCGGTACCGGTGACCCCCCCCCGGTACCGGTGAcccccccccggtgtccccgcagTACGTGGAGAACAACAAACGCGCCGACACCGACTGGTTCCGCCTGGAGTCCAACCCCGAGGGCACCCGGTAAGGGGGGAGGGGGctccgggaccccccccccggtcacaccgggacccccccccccgggacGGGCACACCGGcactgggacccccccccctcccaaaatcccctcagtgAGCCCGGGACGTCCCCCCGGTCaccggagcggccccggggaGGTCGCAATatcagggacccccccccccaaaaaccgtctgagggatttggggagtcCCCGGGGGGGTCactgaggggttttggggggctctgaggagtcttggggggctctgaggggtttgggggggctctgaggggtttgggggggctctgaggggttttgggggtcactgagggggtttgggggtcactgagggatttgggggtgtaCTGGAGGGGTcactgaggggtttggggggctgtgatggttttggggggggtcactgagggtttggggggtcccggggggggctctgaggggttttggggggctctgaggggtttggggggttctgaggggatttggggtgtcccagggggGTCACTGAgggttttggggggctctgaggggtttgggggggctctgaggggtttggggggtcactgaggggttttggggggttctgagggatttggggggggacccgggggggtcactgaggggttttggggggctctgaggggatttggggggctctgaggggttttggggggctctgaggggtttggggggtcacTGAGGGGTTTGAGGGGGTcactgaggggtttgggggtgtcccgggggggGTCactgaggggttttgggggctgtgatggttttggggggggttcTGAGCGATATGGGGGGCtgtgaggggttttggggggtcacTGAGGGGTTTGGCGGGttctgaggggatttggggggttctGAGGGGTTTTGCGGGGctctgaggggttttggggggtcacTGAGGGgttggggggtcccggggggggtcACtgaagccccccccccccccccgcagctGGAGCGGGCGCTGCTGGTACATCCATGAGCTGCTCAGGTACGAGTTCAACATCGAGTTCGAGGTGAGGagggggctccgggggggggggttggggttttgggggggtgggggatcCCAAGGGGGTGCTGACCCCCCCATGACCCCCCCCCAGATCCCGGTGACGTACCCGGGCACCGCCCCCGAAATCGCCATCCCCGAGCTGGACGGGAAAACGGCCAAGATGTAccggtggggctggggggggtttgggggggtttgggggggtcctgggggggtttggggggtccttGGGGCGTTTGGGGGGTTCtagggagggtttggggggtcctTGGGGGGTTCTagggagggttttggggtttgggaggaggtctggggggggtttggggggtccttGGGGGGTTCCTGGGGGGGTTTAGGGGGTCCTTGGGGGGGTAtggtggggatttggggggttctagggagggttttggggtttgggaggaggtttgggggggtcctaggtgggtttgggggggtccttggggggggtttggggggtccttGGGGTCCTTGGGGGGTTCTagggaggtttttggggtttgggaggaggtctgggggggtttgggggggtcctgggggggtttggggggtccttGGGGGGTGTGGTGGGGATTTGCGGGGGTCCTGGGGAGGGTTTTGGGCCTTAAGGgggaggtttttggggggtcTTGAGgttgggggggtcctggggggttctagagagggatttggggtttgggaggaggttgggggggtttgggggtctttggggggtcctggggggtttggggggttctagggagggtttgggggcttgggaggaggtttgggggggGTCTTGTGGGAGCTTGGGGGTccttggggggtttggggggtccgTGGGGGGTCTTGGGGGGGTTCTAGAGATGGttttggggtcctgggggggtcttgggggggtttgggggggtagaaaggggggtttgggggcatCTTGGGGGGGGTCTTgaggttggggggggggggtcttgGGGAGGGTCCTGGGGCTCTGAACAACTGGGGGTGGGTCCTGGGGTCACCGGGGGGGGGTCGCAGGGTtttgggggtcactggggggggtcgcagggttttggggggtcactggggggggtcgcggggttttgggggtcccggggggggctctgaggggtcGCTGGCCCCGCAGGGGGGGGAAGATCTGCCTCAGTGACCACTTCAAGCCGCTGTGGGCCAGGAACGTGCCCAAGTTCGGGCTGGCACACCTGATGGCCCTGGGGGTgagcggggacaccgggggacaccgggggacaccggggggacaccgggggtgGCACCTgcgcggggacaccgggggggggggctggggaggtCACCCGGGGGGGGTGACACCCATAGAGGGGGGGTGACACTAaggggggtggcactggggggggGTGGCCTTGGGGGGGCTGTCACCTTTTGGGGGTGTGACATTTGGGGGGTGACACCCATGGGGAGGGGTGACACTGATGGTGGTGTCACCTTTTGGGGGTGTGACATTGGGGGGGCGACACTGAGGGGGGGTGGCACTGAGGGGGGTGACACCTTTTGGGGGTGTGACACTGAAGGGGGGGTGACACAGTCTGGGGGGGGTGACACTGATAGGGGTGACATTGAAGGGGGGGTGACACTGAGGGGGGTGTCACCTTTTGGGGGTGTGACACTGATGGGGGGGGTGACACAGTCTGAGGGGGTGACACTGAGGGGGGGGTGTCACCTTTTGGGGGTGTGACACTGAGGGGGGTGACACTGAGGGGGGTGACACTGAGGGGGGTGACACTGAGGGGGGTGTCACCTTTGGGGGGTGTGACATTGGGGGGGTGACACTGATGGGGGGTGGCCTTGGGGGGGGCTGTCACCTTTTGGGGGGTGTGACATTGGGGGGGTGTGACACAGTCTTTGCGGGTGACACTGAGGGGGGGGTGACACCCTTACAGGGGGTGTGACACGGGGGGGTTGTCACCGTTTTGGAGGGTGTGACACCCACTGGGGGGTGTGACGCTGGGGCGGGGGGACACTTGTGAGGGGGGGTGTGACACCGAGGGGGGGGGCTGTCACATTTTGGGGGGGGTGTGACACTTTCCGGGGGTGTGACACCgagttggggggggggggtgacacTTTTCgggggtgtccccacagcagtgacccctgtccccacagctgggTCCCTGGCTGGCCGTGGAGATCCCGGACCTGATCTCCAAGGGCCTCATCCAGCACAAGGACAAGTGACCAACGGGGGGGACACTTTGGGGGTCCCCCCACCTTGGGGGTCCCGCTCCCCTTGGGGGTCCCCCTCCCTCGAGGGTTCCCCCCAttcccctcccagctgctgccacccctCCCCACCgcttggctgctgctccccaatAAACGCTGAACCCCGATTTAGTGGCGGTTTGttattttgggggggatttgtcCCCAACACCCCCCGGTGTTCTCCCCCGCCCCCTTTCAGAAACCCGCGCGGGTCGCGGTCCCTTTAAGACGCCGCGCGGTTTCCATGGCGACGCGCGGCGCCGGGGGGGCGTGGCCGGGAGGGCGGCGCACGCGCAGAGCCGCCGGCGAGgccgccgggggcggggccggctgAGGGAGGAACAAAGATGGCGGCGGGTGCGGCGGGAGTTGTTGCCATGGCGGCCCGCGGGAGGTGCGGGGGGACCGCGGGGCGACCCCGTGTGGGGCGcggggggggctcggggggcgtCACTCGGGGCCGGAGGGGCTCGGGGACGGCGGGCACCCCCCCCAcgggagccgcggggccggccggggggTGCGGGACAGGGCcccggggggcggggggggggtaCCGGGatgatgggggggggggggggcagcggggAGCCCCGGGGCAGCGGAGGGGGGAACCGGTGGGGgctgcggggaggggggggggggggcaggggacACCCCCGGTGAGGGACCCCGGGCCGGGAGAGGGGGGCGGGGCCccgaggggcggggggggctgCGGGAGCCGCTTTTGGGGGAGCGCGGGGGTCGCGGGCCGGGGGGGGGCTTTTCCAGCGGCCCTTCCCGGCCAAGGCCTCGGAGCTCCCGCCGCGACCCCCGCCCCAAcccgggggacagcggggcttTGTCCTCCGCCCCTCCGGGACCAGCCATCACCTCCCCGGGGAGCAGGACCCGGCCtggggcggggtggggggggggacacacacTCCCGGTGCTCCCAAACCCCCCGGGACTCACCGAGAGGCTGCCACGGAGCTGGGGGGTCCCCCGAGGCTTCGGGGTCCCCCCGAAGCTTTGGGGTCCCCCCCCCGAGGCTTTGGGGTCCCCCGGTGACGCCGTGTCCCCGCAGGGCCCCCGCCGACGGGACGCTGTGTCCGGCCGCCGGCCGCGGGGGGCTGTGAGCAGGTGGGTGCCCCTTGCCCGTCCCCTTCTGCCACCCCCGCCCTTGTcgccagccctgtccccagcctgtcgctgtccccgcAGGCCCCGCCATGCCCCAGGCCTCGGAGCACCGCCTGGGCCGCGCCAGGGACACCGGCGCCGTGGTGACCGCGCAGCCCCGGGCGGGCTCCCGCTTGCCCAGCGGCCACCGAGCGCTGAGCCAGGAGCGCCATGCGGCCCCCAACGGGCTCTCCCCGGCCCCCAAACTGCGCCTGCTGcccccccggccgccgccgACCCCCGACGACCCCCGGCCCAagaagctggagctggagcggggccgggcggccaAGCGGGGGGACCCCGCTCCCCGCGGGCCGGGGGGCCGCCGGGGGCCGCTCAAGGCCGATCACGGCGTGAGGGTGCCCGGGGGGGCCCCGCAGGTGCCCGGCAGCGCTTCCTTCTCGCTGCCCAGCGCGGCCGAGCGGCGCCGGAGCAACCTGGCCCGCTCCAAATCCATCAGCATCGGCGACCTGAGCcagggaggcggcggcggcggcgtccccggtgtccccggccGCGCCGAGGACGTGGCGGTGGCGCTGAGCCGGCTGGTGCTCAGGGACTGCGGGCACCCGCTGGGCGCGGGCGCGCTGGCGCTCCGCAGGAGCTCCTCGCTGCGCAGGGTCACCGTGGCCCCCGGGCCCGACGGCAAGGCCACCCCGCCGCTGCTCTCCGTGCGCCCCGAGGGCGGCCCCCGGCGCCCGCTCGGACCCCCCCGTTCGGCCACGGCCCCGGCAGCCCCGCACCCGGCCGGACCGAGGACAAGGCGGGCCGCCGTAAGAGCCtcgggcggggcggggggggtggCGTGGGccccgcggtgtccccagcTTCGGGGACACTTTGAGAcccccgcggtgtccccagcTTCGGGGACGTATTGAGACCCCCCATGCTGTTCCGAGCCTCGGGGACATTTTGAGACCCCCATGCTGTCCCCAGCTTTGGGGACATTTTGAGATCCCCGTGCTGTTCCGAGCCTCAGGGACACTTTGAgatccctgctgtgtccccagcttTGGGGACACTTTGAgatccctgctgtgtccccagcttTGGGGACATTTTACGACCcccccacactgtccccagctttGGGGACATTTTGCGACCcccccacactgtccccagctttggggacattttgagacccccgcggtgtccccagcCTCGGGGACATTGTGACCCCCGTGCTGTCCCCGCTCCCAGGCTCGGTGACATCGCCAGGGTGGGACAGTGGTGGTGGTCTCACCTGTCCCCGCTCCAGTCCTGTTTTGGGGACCCCCCATGGctctggggggctgggggtggccgGTGCCATCCCGGGGGCTCTGGGTTCtgtccccacagctccagggtGACCACGGCTGACCGGTGGCACCGAGGTGGCCGGGGGTGGCCGCTGCCCCCTCCCCGTTTCCGCATCCGCCTCCCCCCCGGCCCATCCCGCACCTGCCCGGCCACGTGTGGGGGGATCGTAATCCCCGAAACCCCACCGGGCCAG includes the following:
- the LOC128820383 gene encoding uncharacterized protein LOC128820383; translated protein: MAPTGPRRPPPSRAAPPGAPSRGAPPPSWLRATRAAHWLSGEGGAEPECDPSGPPDPSGDVPWRARSGPPSCPARVPKSARVPKSLRVPKPPRVLWPPCPPVCPPRIPGLTPPHVRRCAASPSPLPHVPCCHPPRVPCRVPHPPWLHRPGSVPTPPSCRPPAPLDPPPPLSPVPSVPTSSAHCPLPAPPLSPPCPHPRSDRGGCDLLSPAPPAPFARLSPALSPLSPPRRGPRVGDTAGDNLRPWGHRGDTGGTPGGHGAPPRCPSAPPCLPGGGGIGIKTGPGQAGPQSCSGTWPAMRLPLATLLLLLAAGRLGAALLRREAASEGSEGSQGSEPVASADFLSRHLQSLSELVARELPPQLRPEELRSQAELYLERANKQLEPLARELQNNVLGLFSSLLRLGRAEGQGESPETP
- the UFC1 gene encoding ubiquitin-fold modifier-conjugating enzyme 1 translates to MADAAARRAVAELPLLRAPAGPRDREGWAERLREEYRALIQYVENNKRADTDWFRLESNPEGTRWSGRCWYIHELLRYEFNIEFEIPVTYPGTAPEIAIPELDGKTAKMYRGGKICLSDHFKPLWARNVPKFGLAHLMALGLGPWLAVEIPDLISKGLIQHKDK
- the LOC128820296 gene encoding proline-rich protein 2-like, with the protein product MAGPAGTATGWGQGWRQGRGWQKGTGKGHPPAHSPPRPAAGHSVPSAGALRGHGVTGGPQSLGGGTPKLRGDPEASGDPPAPWQPLAPTGSPLRCPGAPRCPPPPPSSRYPPPAPRGPVPHPPAGPAAPVGGVPAVPEPLRPRVTPPEPPPRPTRGRPAVPPHLPRAAMATTPAAPAAIFVPPSAGPAPGGLAGGSARAPPSRPRPPGAARRHGNRAAS